The proteins below come from a single Falco rusticolus isolate bFalRus1 chromosome 8, bFalRus1.pri, whole genome shotgun sequence genomic window:
- the B3GALT1 gene encoding beta-1,3-galactosyltransferase 1: MASKVSCLYLLTVVCWASALWYLSITRPTSSYTGHRQLSSISIARKNVSFGNIRTRPINPHSFDFLINEPNKCEKSVPFLVILISTTHKEFDARQAIRETWGDENNFKGIKIATLFLLGKNADPVLNQMVEQESQIFHDIIVEDFIDSYHNLTLKTLMGMRWVATFCSKAKYVMKTDSDIFVNMDNLIYKLLKPNTKPRRRYFTGYVINGGPIRDVRSKWYMPRDLYPDSNYPPFCSGTGYIFSADVAELIYKTSLHTRLLHLEDVYVGLCLRKLGIHPFQNSGFNHWKMAYSLCRYRRVITVHQITPEEMHRIWNDMSSKKHLRC, translated from the coding sequence ATGGCTTCAAAGGTCTCATGCTTATACCTTTTGACAGTAGTTTGTTGGGCAAGCGCTCTTTGGTACTTAAGTATAACTCGTCCTACTTCTTCCTACACTGGCCACAGACAGCTCAGTAGCATATCCATAGCCAGAAAAAACGTTTCCTTTGGCAACATAAGAACTCGACCTATAAATCCACATTCCTTTGACTTTCTTATCAATGAACCAAACAAATGTGAGAAGAGCGTCCCTTTCTTGGTCATTCTTATCAGCACAACTCACAAAGAGTTCGATGCAAGGCAAGCCATTCGAGAAACATGGGGAGATGAAAACAActttaaaggaattaaaatcGCCACGTTATTTCTTCTCGGAAAAAATGCAGATCCTGTGTTAAATCAGATGGTAGAGCAAGAAAGCCAAATTTTTCACGACATTATTGTGGAGGATTTTATTGACTCTTATCATAACCTCACTCTGAAAACGTTGATGGGGATGAGGTGGGTAGCAACGTTTTGTTCAAAAGCAAAGTACGTTATGAAGACAGACAgtgatatttttgtaaatatggATAATCTTATTTATAAGCTGCTCAAACCTAACACCAAGCCAAGGAGAAGGTACTTCACTGGATATGTTATAAACGGAGGACCAATAAGAGATGTTCGCAGTAAGTGGTACATGCCGAGAGATTTGTATCCTGACAGCAATTACCCACCCTTCTGTTCAGGCACTGGCTacattttttcagctgatgtAGCAGAACTGATTTACAAAACCTCCCTTCATACCAGACTTCTTCATCTTGAAGACGTGTACGTTGGACTCTGTCTTCGGAAGCTGGGCATTCACCCCTTCCAAAACAGTGGCTTCAACCACTGGAAAATGGCTTACAGTTTGTGTAGGTACCGCAGGGTGATCACAGTGCACCAGATAACACCAGAAGAAATGCACAGAATTTGGAATGACATGTCCAGCAAGAAACATCTTAGATGTTAA